Part of the Fusarium musae strain F31 chromosome 3, whole genome shotgun sequence genome, CAGCCACTTCATCCCCAAGAGCCGCTCCAGCATATGGAAATCTCGCCTATCTAAGCGATAGCTCTCGGAGACTTTACCAGCACTATCTAAACAACACAGCCGAGATGCTAACACGTGGACCGAGCCTGGATGGGAACCCGTTTATACAGTACTTGCTGCCACTGGCGTCACACGACCCACTGGTTCTCAACTGTGTCCTGGCTATTGGAGGAGCTCATGTTATCATTAATAATACGTCCTCAAGTCATGAATCCGATCGCAGCTTGGAGGTTGCTGCTCGTGGTCATTATGCCAAGGTGTTATCTGGTATACAGAAGCTTCTGTATTATCGAACTGGACACACAGTTCACGCCCCAGAAGCTGACACATCGCCGCCAACTCCTTCTCGTGTCCTGCTTATTCTTTTGCTCCTCTGCGTCTTCGATGTAAGTAAAAGTGGGACAATCTTCAATGCGCAAATGTTAACAGGACAATATCAGCACATACAGGGCAGCTCTCGTAGCTCAATCTATCACCACCTCAGGGCCAGCAAAGAGTATGTCACACTCCTCAGAAGCGATCCCAATGCTCCTGATGAGTTGCGGAACTTGAGAGGCTTTATCCTGGAGCTATACGCGTATCACACAATGAAGCTCGCAATTACACCTCGCGGCCTTACATCAAATGAGTGTGTCGACATCGACCCTGCTGTACATTCGCTTGATTTCCTGAATGGGTATAAATCCAGAGGATATCTGATTGGTTTTGGAAAGAAGTTATTCGAGTTGGTGCCAAAGGTTGCGAAACTTGTTGAGGACCGACGCAATGAAGAGCAGAAGAGCCCTCACGTGCCGACAGCCCTGACGAAAGAGTATGACTGTATGCTGCAGAGGTTGCACAGTGTTACTGAATCCGACGGTGACAGCAATGGTCTCCGGCCTTACAAAGAGCGTGCTGGTGCGACAAGGATTTACCAAAACGCGCTAATTGTGTATCTGCAATCGGCCTTTCATCAGAACATGCTCGCCAACC contains:
- a CDS encoding hypothetical protein (EggNog:ENOG41) produces the protein MQLGENTAQASSSIPPQNISVTAYAITNVQSALRAAATSSPRAAPAYGNLAYLSDSSRRLYQHYLNNTAEMLTRGPSLDGNPFIQYLLPLASHDPLVLNCVLAIGGAHVIINNTSSSHESDRSLEVAARGHYAKVLSGIQKLLYYRTGHTVHAPEADTSPPTPSRVLLILLLLCVFDGSSRSSIYHHLRASKEYVTLLRSDPNAPDELRNLRGFILELYAYHTMKLAITPRGLTSNECVDIDPAVHSLDFLNGYKSRGYLIGFGKKLFELVPKVAKLVEDRRNEEQKSPHVPTALTKEYDCMLQRLHSVTESDGDSNGLRPYKERAGATRIYQNALIVYLQSAFHQNMLANPELVFEIEERIDQMMPNFYSLFVSESPYRRMLLWPGVIMGSCAQSDKHIAGFRAGFRARASGTPGAVKTGARIIELLWNDPDPRAFGPRGLSYIMTKHGISCSLC